From Catharus ustulatus isolate bCatUst1 chromosome 24, bCatUst1.pri.v2, whole genome shotgun sequence, the proteins below share one genomic window:
- the C24H1orf159 gene encoding uncharacterized protein C1orf159 homolog isoform X1, protein MEVPLVLLLARLVAEIAGKSTENSVPGPGCCLENLDPNSSCPVNQPCSPGCYRRWNEDGSSSCVQCRNGTADCRDGSRGSSSALNLSTATPQILTLGGPEVAASLILGTFCLSLFLILSVASFFYLKRANKLPQVFYRRNKASVLQPSETASMISPPISSVRKPRYVRRERALSPARAGAVASRVSNV, encoded by the exons ATGGAGGTGCCCTTGGTGCTTCTCCTGGCCAGGCTTGTGGCAGAAATTGCtggaaaatccacagaaaaCTCG gtgccagggCCAGGATGTTGTTTGGAAAATTTGGATCCCAACAGCTCCTGCCCCGTGAACCAACCCTGCAGCCCAG GGTGTTACCGGCGCTGGAACGAGGacggcagcagcagctgcgTGCAGTGCAGGAACGGCACCGCGGACTGCAGGGACG ggagcagagggagcagctccgCCCTgaacctgagcacagccacgccccaaatcctgaccctgG GGGGCCCCGAAGTGGCCGCCTCGCTGATTTTGGGGACGTTTTGCCTCAGTTTGTTCCTGATCCTTTCTGTGGCTTCTTTCTTCTACCTCAAACGAGCCAACAAACTGCCCCAGGTGTTCTACAGGAGGaacaaag caTCTGTTCTCCAGCCCAGTGAAACA GCATCCATGATCTCTCCTCCCATTTCTTCAG TGCGGAAGCCGCGCTACGTCCGGCGGGAGCGCGCCCTGAGCCcggccagggctggggctgtggccagcagg gtcaGCAACgtctga
- the C24H1orf159 gene encoding uncharacterized protein C1orf159 homolog isoform X2, which produces MEVPLVLLLARLVAEIAGKSTENSVPGPGCCLENLDPNSSCPVNQPCSPGCYRRWNEDGSSSCVQCRNGTADCRDGSRGSSSALNLSTATPQILTLGGPEVAASLILGTFCLSLFLILSVASFFYLKRANKLPQVFYRRNKASVLQPSETASMISPPISSVRKPRYVRRERALSPARAGAVASRVSNV; this is translated from the exons ATGGAGGTGCCCTTGGTGCTTCTCCTGGCCAGGCTTGTGGCAGAAATTGCtggaaaatccacagaaaaCTCG gtgccagggCCAGGATGTTGTTTGGAAAATTTGGATCCCAACAGCTCCTGCCCCGTGAACCAACCCTGCAGCCCAG GGTGTTACCGGCGCTGGAACGAGGacggcagcagcagctgcgTGCAGTGCAGGAACGGCACCGCGGACTGCAGGGACG ggagcagagggagcagctccgCCCTgaacctgagcacagccacgccccaaatcctgaccctgG GGGGCCCCGAAGTGGCCGCCTCGCTGATTTTGGGGACGTTTTGCCTCAGTTTGTTCCTGATCCTTTCTGTGGCTTCTTTCTTCTACCTCAAACGAGCCAACAAACTGCCCCAGGTGTTCTACAGGAGGaacaaag caTCTGTTCTCCAGCCCAGTGAAACA GCATCCATGATCTCTCCTCCCATTTCTTCAG TGCGGAAGCCGCGCTACGTCCGGCGGGAGCGCGCCCTGAGCCcggccagggctggggctgtggccagcagggtcAGCAACGTCTGA
- the C24H1orf159 gene encoding uncharacterized protein C1orf159 homolog isoform X3, producing the protein MEVPLVLLLARLVAEIAGKSTENSVPGPGCCLENLDPNSSCPVNQPCSPGCYRRWNEDGSSSCVQCRNGTADCRDGGPEVAASLILGTFCLSLFLILSVASFFYLKRANKLPQVFYRRNKASVLQPSETASMISPPISSVRKPRYVRRERALSPARAGAVASRVSNV; encoded by the exons ATGGAGGTGCCCTTGGTGCTTCTCCTGGCCAGGCTTGTGGCAGAAATTGCtggaaaatccacagaaaaCTCG gtgccagggCCAGGATGTTGTTTGGAAAATTTGGATCCCAACAGCTCCTGCCCCGTGAACCAACCCTGCAGCCCAG GGTGTTACCGGCGCTGGAACGAGGacggcagcagcagctgcgTGCAGTGCAGGAACGGCACCGCGGACTGCAGGGACG GGGGCCCCGAAGTGGCCGCCTCGCTGATTTTGGGGACGTTTTGCCTCAGTTTGTTCCTGATCCTTTCTGTGGCTTCTTTCTTCTACCTCAAACGAGCCAACAAACTGCCCCAGGTGTTCTACAGGAGGaacaaag caTCTGTTCTCCAGCCCAGTGAAACA GCATCCATGATCTCTCCTCCCATTTCTTCAG TGCGGAAGCCGCGCTACGTCCGGCGGGAGCGCGCCCTGAGCCcggccagggctggggctgtggccagcagggtcAGCAACGTCTGA